The proteins below come from a single Vanessa atalanta chromosome 21, ilVanAtal1.2, whole genome shotgun sequence genomic window:
- the LOC125072212 gene encoding uncharacterized protein LOC125072212, with translation MDSEMETASEASVKKHRPLETDDSDSENEGVKSARPAAHRRGEVKGNGLTRARTELKEKEEEEREVAFERALRSRAFKKAPTERKDAVVPSSSVTKSMADPATLGAEELHAEAERNVAAILTVAKKSGNLKFGYIKSLKESAAALQAIVEVLSSRTEAEETRRLQADNRRLRREVENLKEDLKAHRREFADMRATMTASSGPSLATPSTDAMIDELREFITISIGAMLDARLPPPRVSSPPATTVELDVPRPSMPPTASAPKKQKQSKNNRTTPAATVPPAARTPIPSAQAGTGQEESWATVVRKGKKDKKPSPPVASKLTTTPAVTLKKGKISMPRTAAVIISLQPEAEEKGVTYAQVLEKAEQSVDLAQLGIGEGIKIRRAATGARVLELPKSQSQEQAGRLADKLRVALDGVANVVLPVRMTELRITGLDDSVTKTKLAAAIARVGNCPVDSVRVGTVGTGPAGVGMATVRCPTVAAKTLANSGRFLVGWSSARVRVLEQQPLRCFRCFGLGHTRALCPSKVDRSSLCYRCGGAGHLAPSCSAPAHCAVCAEAGRPSGHSMGGRDCNPPHTKGKAVQGTRAAPIECSRQASEEAQRTKKCTDN, from the coding sequence ATGGACTCGGAGATGGAGACCGCTTCGGAGGCCTCTGTTAAAAAACATCGACCGCTGGAGACGGACGACTCCGACTCCGAAAACGAGGGAGTCAAGTCGGCGAGACCCGCTGCCCACCGCCGCGGCGAAGTTAAAGGTAACGGCCTCACCCGGGCTAGGACCGAATTAAAGGAAAAAGAGGAGGAGGAACGAGAAGTTGCCTTCGAGAGGGCGCTCCGTAGCCGTGCCTTTAAAAAGGCACCAACCGAAAGAAAGGACGCAGTAGTGCCATCATCGTCGGTAACAAAAAGCATGGCGGACCCGGCGACGCTCGGAGCGGAGGAGCTGCACGCGGAGGCGGAGCGCAACGTAGCCGCTATCCTCACGGTTGCCAAAAAATCGGGCAACCTCAAGTTCGGCTATATTAAAAGCCTGAAGGAATCGGCTGCCGCCCTACAGGCTATAGTCGAGGTCCTCTCTTCTCGCACTGAGGCGGAAGAGACACGGCGTCTGCAGGCGGACAATAGGCGCCTGCGCCGGGAGGTCGAAAACCTCAAAGAGGACCTGAAGGCTCACAGGAGGGAGTTTGCCGACATGAGGGCGACCATGACGGCTTCGAGTGGGCCTTCTCTGGCCACTCCATCCACCGATGCAATGATTGATGAACTGAGAGAGTTCATCACGATCTCGATCGGTGCGATGCTGGACGCCAGACTCCCTCCCCCGAGAGTAAGCAGTCCACCAGCTACAACCGTAGAGCTGGACGTGCCGAGGCCTTCGATGCCACCCACGGCTTCTGCTCCCAAAAAGCAGAAGCAGTCCAAAAACAATAGGACAACCCCGGCTGCAACGGTACCACCGGCAGCTAGGACACCCATCCCTTCAGCTCAAGCTGGTACGGGGCAGGAGGAAAGTTGGGCCACTGTTGTCCGGAAAGGGAAAAAGGATAAGAAACCTTCCCCACCAGTGGCAAGCAAGCTCACAACCACCCCGGCGGTAACATTGAAAAAGGGCAAAATATCCATGCCCCGCACCGCTGCCGTCATCATCTCTCTGCAGCCTGAGGCAGAGGAAAAGGGAGTGACGTACGCCCAGGTGCTAGAGAAGGCCGAGCAGAGCGTCGACCTGGCGCAGCTGGGCATAGGGGAGGGCATCAAGATCCGCCGCGCTGCCACCGGTGCTAGGGTCCTAGAGTTGCCTAAGTCGCAGAGTCAGGAGCAGGCTGGGCGACTGGCGGATAAGCTCCGCGTCGCCCTGGATGGAGTGGCCAACGTCGTTCTACCCGTGAGGATGACCGAGTTGAGGATCACGGGGCTGGACGACTCGGTCACAAAGACCAAGTTGGCCGCAGCCATAGCCAGGGTTGGCAATTGCCCCGTTGACTCTGTCCGGGTCGGGACTGTCGGCACAGGTCCTGCGGGAGTGGGCATGGCTACAGTGAGGTGCCCAACGGTGGCGGCTAAGACTCTCGCCAACAGTGGCAGGTTCCTAGTGGGATGGAGCTCTGCTAGAGTCAGGGTACTAGAGCAGCAACCTCTTCGCTGTTTCCGGTGCTTCGGCCTCGGGCACACGAGAGCCCTCTGCCCGTCAAAGGTTGACAGGAGCTCGCTGTGCTACAGGTGTGGAGGTGCGGGACACCTGGCACCGTCGTGCTCTGCACCAGCCCACTGCGCAGTCTGTGCAGAGGCTGGGAGGCCCTCAGGGCACTCGATGGGTGGCAGGGACTGCAACCCTCCCCACACGAAAGGCAAGgcggtccaaggaaccaggGCCGCCCCAATTGAATGTAGCCGTCAGGCCTCGGAGGAAGCTCAACGAACCAAAAAATGCACGGACAACTGA